A part of Mustela erminea isolate mMusErm1 chromosome 9, mMusErm1.Pri, whole genome shotgun sequence genomic DNA contains:
- the SNX32 gene encoding sorting nexin-32 isoform X3, translated as MEGRQEAGKESKQPSSVSVDLQGDSTLQVEISDAVSERDKVKFTVQTKSCLPHFAQTEFSVVRQHEEFIWLHDAYVENEEYAGLIIPPAPPRPDFEASREKLQKLGEGDSSITREEFAKMKQELEAEYLALFKKTVAMHEVFLQRLAAHPTLRRDHNFFVFLEYGQDLSVRGKNRKELLGGFLRNIVKSADEALITSMSGLKEVDDFFEHERTFLLEYHTRIRDACLRADRVMHSHKCLADDFIPISAALNSLGTQEVNQLKTSFLKLAELFERLRKLEGRVASDEDLKLSDMLRYYMRDSQAAKDLLYRRLRALADYENANKALDKARTRNREVRTAESHQQLCCQRFERLSDSAKQELMDFKSRRVSSFRKNLIELAELELKHAKQPLDPALIDESAIHERSQRKTRENLEDRTAQEALCNSQSHSPH; from the exons ATGGAAGGGCGGCAAGAGGCTGGGAAGGAGAGCAAG CAGCCCTCCTCCGTATCAGTGGACCTGCAGGGAGACAGTACCTTGCAGGTGGAGATCTCTGATGCCGTGAGCGAGCGCGACAAGGTGAAATTCACCGTTCAGACCAAG AGCTGCCTCCCTCACTTCGCCCAGACGGAGTTCTCAGTCGTGCGACAGCATGAGGAGTTCATCTGGCTACACGACGCCTATGTGGAAAACGAGGAGTACGCCGGCCTCATC attcccccagcccctccaagGCCAGACTTCGAGGCTTCGAGGGAAAAGCTGCAGAAGTTGGGTGAGGGGGACAGCTCCATCACGCGGGAAGAATTTGCCAAAATGAAGCAGGAGCTAGAGGC GGAGTACCTAGCTCTCTTTAAGAAGACAGTTGCAATGCACGAGGTCTTTCTGCAACGCCTTGCGGCCCACCCGACCCTGCGTCGAGACCAcaacttctttgtctttttggaaTATGGCCAGGAT CTGAGTGTCCGAGGAAAGAATAGGAAGGAGCTTCTTGGGGGATTTCTGAGGAATATCGTGAAGTCTGCAGATGAAGCCCTCATCACCAGCATGTCAGGGCTCAAG GAGGTGGATGACTTCTTTGAGCACGAGAGGACCTTCCTGCTGGAGTACCACACCCGCATCCGGGACGCCTGCCTGCGGGCAGACCGTGTCATGCACTCCCACAAGT GCCTGGCAGACGATTTTATCCCTATCTCTGCTGCACTGAACAGTCTGGGAACACAGGAAGTCAACCAGCTAAAGAC GAGTTTCCTCAAATTGGCAGAGCTCTTTGAACGACTAAGG AAGCTGGAGGGCCGCGTGGCATCTGATGAGGACCTCAAGCTATCAGACATGCTGAGATACTACATGCGAGACTCACAGGCAGCTAAG GACCTGCTGTACCGGCGGCTGCGAGCCCTGGCCGACTATGAGAACGCCAACAAGGCACTGGACAAGGCACGCACTAGGAACCGGGAGGTGCGGACTGCCGAGAGCCACCAGCAGCTGTGCTGCCAACGCTTTGAACGCCTCTCTGACTCAGCCAAGCAGG agCTCATGGATTTCAAGTCCCGCCGTGTCTCCTCCTTCCGCAAGAACCTCATAGAGCTGGCAGAGCTGGAGCTCAAACACGCCAAG CAGCCACTGGACCCAGCCCTCATAGATGAGTCAGCCATccatgaaagaagtcagaggaaaACCAGAGAGAACCTTGAAGACAGAACAGCTCAAGAGGCACTTTGTAACTCACAATCTCACAGCCCACACTAG
- the SNX32 gene encoding sorting nexin-32 isoform X4, translating to MEGRQEAGKESKQPSSVSVDLQGDSTLQVEISDAVSERDKVKFTVQTKSCLPHFAQTEFSVVRQHEEFIWLHDAYVENEEYAGLIIPPAPPRPDFEASREKLQKLGEGDSSITREEFAKMKQELEAEYLALFKKTVAMHEVFLQRLAAHPTLRRDHNFFVFLEYGQDLSVRGKNRKELLGGFLRNIVKSADEALITSMSGLKEVDDFFEHERTFLLEYHTRIRDACLRADRVMHSHKCLADDFIPISAALNSLGTQEVNQLKTSFLKLAELFERLRKLEGRVASDEDLKLSDMLRYYMRDSQAAKDLLYRRLRALADYENANKALDKARTRNREVRTAESHQQLCCQRFERLSDSAKQELMDFKSRRVSSFRKNLIELAELELKHAKASTLLLRNTLIALKGEP from the exons ATGGAAGGGCGGCAAGAGGCTGGGAAGGAGAGCAAG CAGCCCTCCTCCGTATCAGTGGACCTGCAGGGAGACAGTACCTTGCAGGTGGAGATCTCTGATGCCGTGAGCGAGCGCGACAAGGTGAAATTCACCGTTCAGACCAAG AGCTGCCTCCCTCACTTCGCCCAGACGGAGTTCTCAGTCGTGCGACAGCATGAGGAGTTCATCTGGCTACACGACGCCTATGTGGAAAACGAGGAGTACGCCGGCCTCATC attcccccagcccctccaagGCCAGACTTCGAGGCTTCGAGGGAAAAGCTGCAGAAGTTGGGTGAGGGGGACAGCTCCATCACGCGGGAAGAATTTGCCAAAATGAAGCAGGAGCTAGAGGC GGAGTACCTAGCTCTCTTTAAGAAGACAGTTGCAATGCACGAGGTCTTTCTGCAACGCCTTGCGGCCCACCCGACCCTGCGTCGAGACCAcaacttctttgtctttttggaaTATGGCCAGGAT CTGAGTGTCCGAGGAAAGAATAGGAAGGAGCTTCTTGGGGGATTTCTGAGGAATATCGTGAAGTCTGCAGATGAAGCCCTCATCACCAGCATGTCAGGGCTCAAG GAGGTGGATGACTTCTTTGAGCACGAGAGGACCTTCCTGCTGGAGTACCACACCCGCATCCGGGACGCCTGCCTGCGGGCAGACCGTGTCATGCACTCCCACAAGT GCCTGGCAGACGATTTTATCCCTATCTCTGCTGCACTGAACAGTCTGGGAACACAGGAAGTCAACCAGCTAAAGAC GAGTTTCCTCAAATTGGCAGAGCTCTTTGAACGACTAAGG AAGCTGGAGGGCCGCGTGGCATCTGATGAGGACCTCAAGCTATCAGACATGCTGAGATACTACATGCGAGACTCACAGGCAGCTAAG GACCTGCTGTACCGGCGGCTGCGAGCCCTGGCCGACTATGAGAACGCCAACAAGGCACTGGACAAGGCACGCACTAGGAACCGGGAGGTGCGGACTGCCGAGAGCCACCAGCAGCTGTGCTGCCAACGCTTTGAACGCCTCTCTGACTCAGCCAAGCAGG agCTCATGGATTTCAAGTCCCGCCGTGTCTCCTCCTTCCGCAAGAACCTCATAGAGCTGGCAGAGCTGGAGCTCAAACACGCCAAG GCCAGCACCCTGCTTCTCCGGAACACCCTTATCGCCCTCAAGGGGGAGCCTTAG
- the SNX32 gene encoding sorting nexin-32 isoform X5, with the protein MEGRQEAGKESKPSSVSVDLQGDSTLQVEISDAVSERDKVKFTVQTKSCLPHFAQTEFSVVRQHEEFIWLHDAYVENEEYAGLIIPPAPPRPDFEASREKLQKLGEGDSSITREEFAKMKQELEAEYLALFKKTVAMHEVFLQRLAAHPTLRRDHNFFVFLEYGQDLSVRGKNRKELLGGFLRNIVKSADEALITSMSGLKEVDDFFEHERTFLLEYHTRIRDACLRADRVMHSHKCLADDFIPISAALNSLGTQEVNQLKTSFLKLAELFERLRKLEGRVASDEDLKLSDMLRYYMRDSQAAKDLLYRRLRALADYENANKALDKARTRNREVRTAESHQQLCCQRFERLSDSAKQELMDFKSRRVSSFRKNLIELAELELKHAKASTLLLRNTLIALKGEP; encoded by the exons ATGGAAGGGCGGCAAGAGGCTGGGAAGGAGAGCAAG CCCTCCTCCGTATCAGTGGACCTGCAGGGAGACAGTACCTTGCAGGTGGAGATCTCTGATGCCGTGAGCGAGCGCGACAAGGTGAAATTCACCGTTCAGACCAAG AGCTGCCTCCCTCACTTCGCCCAGACGGAGTTCTCAGTCGTGCGACAGCATGAGGAGTTCATCTGGCTACACGACGCCTATGTGGAAAACGAGGAGTACGCCGGCCTCATC attcccccagcccctccaagGCCAGACTTCGAGGCTTCGAGGGAAAAGCTGCAGAAGTTGGGTGAGGGGGACAGCTCCATCACGCGGGAAGAATTTGCCAAAATGAAGCAGGAGCTAGAGGC GGAGTACCTAGCTCTCTTTAAGAAGACAGTTGCAATGCACGAGGTCTTTCTGCAACGCCTTGCGGCCCACCCGACCCTGCGTCGAGACCAcaacttctttgtctttttggaaTATGGCCAGGAT CTGAGTGTCCGAGGAAAGAATAGGAAGGAGCTTCTTGGGGGATTTCTGAGGAATATCGTGAAGTCTGCAGATGAAGCCCTCATCACCAGCATGTCAGGGCTCAAG GAGGTGGATGACTTCTTTGAGCACGAGAGGACCTTCCTGCTGGAGTACCACACCCGCATCCGGGACGCCTGCCTGCGGGCAGACCGTGTCATGCACTCCCACAAGT GCCTGGCAGACGATTTTATCCCTATCTCTGCTGCACTGAACAGTCTGGGAACACAGGAAGTCAACCAGCTAAAGAC GAGTTTCCTCAAATTGGCAGAGCTCTTTGAACGACTAAGG AAGCTGGAGGGCCGCGTGGCATCTGATGAGGACCTCAAGCTATCAGACATGCTGAGATACTACATGCGAGACTCACAGGCAGCTAAG GACCTGCTGTACCGGCGGCTGCGAGCCCTGGCCGACTATGAGAACGCCAACAAGGCACTGGACAAGGCACGCACTAGGAACCGGGAGGTGCGGACTGCCGAGAGCCACCAGCAGCTGTGCTGCCAACGCTTTGAACGCCTCTCTGACTCAGCCAAGCAGG agCTCATGGATTTCAAGTCCCGCCGTGTCTCCTCCTTCCGCAAGAACCTCATAGAGCTGGCAGAGCTGGAGCTCAAACACGCCAAG GCCAGCACCCTGCTTCTCCGGAACACCCTTATCGCCCTCAAGGGGGAGCCTTAG
- the SNX32 gene encoding sorting nexin-32 isoform X6, whose product MEGRQEAGKESKQPSSVSVDLQGDSTLQVEISDAVSERDKVKFTVQTKSCLPHFAQTEFSVVRQHEEFIWLHDAYVENEEYAGLIIPPAPPRPDFEASREKLQKLGEGDSSITREEFAKMKQELEAEYLALFKKTVAMHEVFLQRLAAHPTLRRDHNFFVFLEYGQDLSVRGKNRKELLGGFLRNIVKSADEALITSMSGLKEVDDFFEHERTFLLEYHTRIRDACLRADRVMHSHKCLADDFIPISAALNSLGTQEVNQLKTSFLKLAELFERLRKLEGRVASDEDLKLSDMLRYYMRDSQAAKDLLYRRLRALADYENANKALDKARTRNREVRTAESHQQLCCQRFERLSDSAKQGSPFFLPPLQSSWISSPAVSPPSARTS is encoded by the exons ATGGAAGGGCGGCAAGAGGCTGGGAAGGAGAGCAAG CAGCCCTCCTCCGTATCAGTGGACCTGCAGGGAGACAGTACCTTGCAGGTGGAGATCTCTGATGCCGTGAGCGAGCGCGACAAGGTGAAATTCACCGTTCAGACCAAG AGCTGCCTCCCTCACTTCGCCCAGACGGAGTTCTCAGTCGTGCGACAGCATGAGGAGTTCATCTGGCTACACGACGCCTATGTGGAAAACGAGGAGTACGCCGGCCTCATC attcccccagcccctccaagGCCAGACTTCGAGGCTTCGAGGGAAAAGCTGCAGAAGTTGGGTGAGGGGGACAGCTCCATCACGCGGGAAGAATTTGCCAAAATGAAGCAGGAGCTAGAGGC GGAGTACCTAGCTCTCTTTAAGAAGACAGTTGCAATGCACGAGGTCTTTCTGCAACGCCTTGCGGCCCACCCGACCCTGCGTCGAGACCAcaacttctttgtctttttggaaTATGGCCAGGAT CTGAGTGTCCGAGGAAAGAATAGGAAGGAGCTTCTTGGGGGATTTCTGAGGAATATCGTGAAGTCTGCAGATGAAGCCCTCATCACCAGCATGTCAGGGCTCAAG GAGGTGGATGACTTCTTTGAGCACGAGAGGACCTTCCTGCTGGAGTACCACACCCGCATCCGGGACGCCTGCCTGCGGGCAGACCGTGTCATGCACTCCCACAAGT GCCTGGCAGACGATTTTATCCCTATCTCTGCTGCACTGAACAGTCTGGGAACACAGGAAGTCAACCAGCTAAAGAC GAGTTTCCTCAAATTGGCAGAGCTCTTTGAACGACTAAGG AAGCTGGAGGGCCGCGTGGCATCTGATGAGGACCTCAAGCTATCAGACATGCTGAGATACTACATGCGAGACTCACAGGCAGCTAAG GACCTGCTGTACCGGCGGCTGCGAGCCCTGGCCGACTATGAGAACGCCAACAAGGCACTGGACAAGGCACGCACTAGGAACCGGGAGGTGCGGACTGCCGAGAGCCACCAGCAGCTGTGCTGCCAACGCTTTGAACGCCTCTCTGACTCAGCCAAGCAGG GGTCcccatttttccttcctcccctccagagCTCATGGATTTCAAGTCCCGCCGTGTCTCCTCCTTCCGCAAGAACCTCATAG
- the SNX32 gene encoding sorting nexin-32 isoform X2: MEGRQEAGKESKPSSVSVDLQGDSTLQVEISDAVSERDKVKFTVQTKSCLPHFAQTEFSVVRQHEEFIWLHDAYVENEEYAGLIIPPAPPRPDFEASREKLQKLGEGDSSITREEFAKMKQELEAEYLALFKKTVAMHEVFLQRLAAHPTLRRDHNFFVFLEYGQDLSVRGKNRKELLGGFLRNIVKSADEALITSMSGLKEVDDFFEHERTFLLEYHTRIRDACLRADRVMHSHKCLADDFIPISAALNSLGTQEVNQLKTSFLKLAELFERLRKLEGRVASDEDLKLSDMLRYYMRDSQAAKDLLYRRLRALADYENANKALDKARTRNREVRTAESHQQLCCQRFERLSDSAKQELMDFKSRRVSSFRKNLIELAELELKHAKVSPPPSLATSLPDLYVLTKYWQACIGGRSGSPPWTFGVVSSWTRTLPFPSLICPQ; encoded by the exons ATGGAAGGGCGGCAAGAGGCTGGGAAGGAGAGCAAG CCCTCCTCCGTATCAGTGGACCTGCAGGGAGACAGTACCTTGCAGGTGGAGATCTCTGATGCCGTGAGCGAGCGCGACAAGGTGAAATTCACCGTTCAGACCAAG AGCTGCCTCCCTCACTTCGCCCAGACGGAGTTCTCAGTCGTGCGACAGCATGAGGAGTTCATCTGGCTACACGACGCCTATGTGGAAAACGAGGAGTACGCCGGCCTCATC attcccccagcccctccaagGCCAGACTTCGAGGCTTCGAGGGAAAAGCTGCAGAAGTTGGGTGAGGGGGACAGCTCCATCACGCGGGAAGAATTTGCCAAAATGAAGCAGGAGCTAGAGGC GGAGTACCTAGCTCTCTTTAAGAAGACAGTTGCAATGCACGAGGTCTTTCTGCAACGCCTTGCGGCCCACCCGACCCTGCGTCGAGACCAcaacttctttgtctttttggaaTATGGCCAGGAT CTGAGTGTCCGAGGAAAGAATAGGAAGGAGCTTCTTGGGGGATTTCTGAGGAATATCGTGAAGTCTGCAGATGAAGCCCTCATCACCAGCATGTCAGGGCTCAAG GAGGTGGATGACTTCTTTGAGCACGAGAGGACCTTCCTGCTGGAGTACCACACCCGCATCCGGGACGCCTGCCTGCGGGCAGACCGTGTCATGCACTCCCACAAGT GCCTGGCAGACGATTTTATCCCTATCTCTGCTGCACTGAACAGTCTGGGAACACAGGAAGTCAACCAGCTAAAGAC GAGTTTCCTCAAATTGGCAGAGCTCTTTGAACGACTAAGG AAGCTGGAGGGCCGCGTGGCATCTGATGAGGACCTCAAGCTATCAGACATGCTGAGATACTACATGCGAGACTCACAGGCAGCTAAG GACCTGCTGTACCGGCGGCTGCGAGCCCTGGCCGACTATGAGAACGCCAACAAGGCACTGGACAAGGCACGCACTAGGAACCGGGAGGTGCGGACTGCCGAGAGCCACCAGCAGCTGTGCTGCCAACGCTTTGAACGCCTCTCTGACTCAGCCAAGCAGG agCTCATGGATTTCAAGTCCCGCCGTGTCTCCTCCTTCCGCAAGAACCTCATAGAGCTGGCAGAGCTGGAGCTCAAACACGCCAAGGTGAGCCCTCCACCCTCACTTGCCACCTCCCTCCCAGACCTCTACGTTCTTACCAAGTACTGGCAAGCATGTATTGGGGGCAGGTCTGGGAGTCCCCCGTGGACTTTCGGGGTCGTTTCATCTTGGACCAGGACGCTTCCCTTCCCATCATTAATATGCCCTCAATAA
- the SNX32 gene encoding sorting nexin-32 isoform X1, which translates to MEGRQEAGKESKQPSSVSVDLQGDSTLQVEISDAVSERDKVKFTVQTKSCLPHFAQTEFSVVRQHEEFIWLHDAYVENEEYAGLIIPPAPPRPDFEASREKLQKLGEGDSSITREEFAKMKQELEAEYLALFKKTVAMHEVFLQRLAAHPTLRRDHNFFVFLEYGQDLSVRGKNRKELLGGFLRNIVKSADEALITSMSGLKEVDDFFEHERTFLLEYHTRIRDACLRADRVMHSHKCLADDFIPISAALNSLGTQEVNQLKTSFLKLAELFERLRKLEGRVASDEDLKLSDMLRYYMRDSQAAKDLLYRRLRALADYENANKALDKARTRNREVRTAESHQQLCCQRFERLSDSAKQELMDFKSRRVSSFRKNLIELAELELKHAKVSPPPSLATSLPDLYVLTKYWQACIGGRSGSPPWTFGVVSSWTRTLPFPSLICPQ; encoded by the exons ATGGAAGGGCGGCAAGAGGCTGGGAAGGAGAGCAAG CAGCCCTCCTCCGTATCAGTGGACCTGCAGGGAGACAGTACCTTGCAGGTGGAGATCTCTGATGCCGTGAGCGAGCGCGACAAGGTGAAATTCACCGTTCAGACCAAG AGCTGCCTCCCTCACTTCGCCCAGACGGAGTTCTCAGTCGTGCGACAGCATGAGGAGTTCATCTGGCTACACGACGCCTATGTGGAAAACGAGGAGTACGCCGGCCTCATC attcccccagcccctccaagGCCAGACTTCGAGGCTTCGAGGGAAAAGCTGCAGAAGTTGGGTGAGGGGGACAGCTCCATCACGCGGGAAGAATTTGCCAAAATGAAGCAGGAGCTAGAGGC GGAGTACCTAGCTCTCTTTAAGAAGACAGTTGCAATGCACGAGGTCTTTCTGCAACGCCTTGCGGCCCACCCGACCCTGCGTCGAGACCAcaacttctttgtctttttggaaTATGGCCAGGAT CTGAGTGTCCGAGGAAAGAATAGGAAGGAGCTTCTTGGGGGATTTCTGAGGAATATCGTGAAGTCTGCAGATGAAGCCCTCATCACCAGCATGTCAGGGCTCAAG GAGGTGGATGACTTCTTTGAGCACGAGAGGACCTTCCTGCTGGAGTACCACACCCGCATCCGGGACGCCTGCCTGCGGGCAGACCGTGTCATGCACTCCCACAAGT GCCTGGCAGACGATTTTATCCCTATCTCTGCTGCACTGAACAGTCTGGGAACACAGGAAGTCAACCAGCTAAAGAC GAGTTTCCTCAAATTGGCAGAGCTCTTTGAACGACTAAGG AAGCTGGAGGGCCGCGTGGCATCTGATGAGGACCTCAAGCTATCAGACATGCTGAGATACTACATGCGAGACTCACAGGCAGCTAAG GACCTGCTGTACCGGCGGCTGCGAGCCCTGGCCGACTATGAGAACGCCAACAAGGCACTGGACAAGGCACGCACTAGGAACCGGGAGGTGCGGACTGCCGAGAGCCACCAGCAGCTGTGCTGCCAACGCTTTGAACGCCTCTCTGACTCAGCCAAGCAGG agCTCATGGATTTCAAGTCCCGCCGTGTCTCCTCCTTCCGCAAGAACCTCATAGAGCTGGCAGAGCTGGAGCTCAAACACGCCAAGGTGAGCCCTCCACCCTCACTTGCCACCTCCCTCCCAGACCTCTACGTTCTTACCAAGTACTGGCAAGCATGTATTGGGGGCAGGTCTGGGAGTCCCCCGTGGACTTTCGGGGTCGTTTCATCTTGGACCAGGACGCTTCCCTTCCCATCATTAATATGCCCTCAATAA